A window of Haloarcula sp. H-GB4 contains these coding sequences:
- a CDS encoding NUDIX hydrolase encodes METTRHFVATVYAVSDGRVALHEHDKLDMWLPAGGHIDRDELPHEAALRETREELGLDVDLIAPQQDIESETVRSIPQPQHFLLEDINVNAEGEVGHQHIDFIFYGRAESRNITPGTGEQPADDWEWFSVDDLQKSEELPADVVEVGQQAINAVEE; translated from the coding sequence ATGGAGACCACTCGGCATTTTGTCGCGACAGTCTACGCCGTCAGCGACGGTCGCGTCGCGTTGCACGAACACGATAAACTGGATATGTGGCTGCCCGCCGGCGGCCACATCGACCGCGACGAACTGCCCCACGAGGCCGCGCTCCGCGAGACACGCGAGGAACTGGGCCTCGACGTTGACCTGATCGCTCCACAGCAGGACATCGAGAGCGAGACGGTCCGTTCCATCCCACAGCCACAGCACTTCCTGCTCGAAGACATCAACGTCAACGCCGAGGGCGAGGTCGGCCACCAGCACATCGATTTCATTTTCTACGGCCGGGCAGAGAGCCGCAACATCACACCGGGGACGGGCGAACAACCGGCCGACGACTGGGAATGGTTCTCTGTTGACGACTTACAGAAGAGCGAGGAACTCCCTGCAGATGTCGTCGAGGTCGGCCAGCAAGCAATCAATGCTGTCGAAGAGTGA
- a CDS encoding DUF2061 domain-containing protein has product MTQHRRSVAKAVSYRLFATSVVFGIAFLFTGEIGSSAKIGLSAAIAKTALYYVWERLWANIDWGVAEA; this is encoded by the coding sequence ATGACGCAACACCGGCGGTCAGTCGCCAAAGCCGTGAGCTACCGACTGTTCGCGACCAGCGTCGTGTTCGGTATCGCCTTCCTGTTTACCGGTGAAATCGGTTCGTCTGCGAAAATCGGGCTTTCGGCGGCCATCGCTAAGACGGCCCTGTACTACGTGTGGGAACGGCTCTGGGCCAACATCGACTGGGGCGTCGCTGAGGCGTAA